From Salvelinus sp. IW2-2015 linkage group LG18, ASM291031v2, whole genome shotgun sequence, a single genomic window includes:
- the LOC111977653 gene encoding potassium voltage-gated channel subfamily A member 2, giving the protein MENNDPEGGGEGRRRDIEEGEKDKQLKNQLNGEEKGEKENQVGGEKERKRVSRRSGSLWRSGWAPSERLAINVSGMRYETQLRTLAQFPDSMLGDPRRRLRYFDPLRNELFLDRNRACFDAILYFYQSGGRLRRPANVPLDIFIDELCFYELGEEIMARFKEDEGFLKEEAPSLPVNEVQRSLWMLFEHPESSSGARIIAIVSVMVIVVSILIFCLETLPDFRSEKELREEYFYKYHAHDKNISVHMLPPASVFQDPFFLVETICICWFSFELFMRFICSPSKMHFFKDVMNIIDFTAILPFFVTLITELSKDTENAPGMSLAIIRVIRLVRVFRIFKLSRHSKGLQILGQTLRASMRELGLLIFFLFIGVIIFASAIFFAEADHKDTAFVSIPGAFWWAVVTMTTVGYGDMYPETVWGKLVGSMCAIAGVLTISLPVPVIVSNFSYFYHRETECGDQTQYTHVKTSLWEDEEHEEGEEGEEEGDGEGDYNAIEGICNPLNRTLLGGLCAGQSRESSGAKMYLSEPLVTQV; this is encoded by the exons ATGGAAAACAACGACCCagaaggaggtggagaaggaCGAAGGAGAGACAttgaagaaggagagaaagacaaacagCTGAAGAACCAACTCAACGGCGAGGAGAAGGGCGAGAAAGAGAACCAGGTGGGcggtgagaaggagaggaagcgGGTGAGCCGGCGGTCTGGATCACTGTGGAGGAGCGGCTGGGCGCCGAGCGAACGTCTTGCTATCAACGTCTCAGGGATGCGCTATGAGACCCAGCTCCGCACCTTGGCCCAGTTCCCAGACTCCATGCTGGGCGACCCAAGACGGCGGCTTCGCTACTTCGACCCATTGCGCAATGAGCTCTTCTTGGACCGCAACCGGGCCTGTTTTGACGCCATCCTCTACTTCTACCAGTCGggcgggcggctccggcggcCCGCCAACGTGCCCCTGGACATTTTCATTGACGAGCTGTGTTTCTATGAGCTGGGCGAGGAGATCATGGCACGCTTCAAGGAGGATGAGGGTTTCCTCAAGGAGGAAGCCCCATCGCTGCCCGTCAACGAGGTCCAGCGGAGTCTGTGGATGCTTTTCGAGCATCCGGAGTCGTCATCGGGTGCGCGCATCATCGCCATCGTCAGCGTCATGGTGATCGTGGTGTCCATCCTCATCTTTTGCCTAGAGACGCTGCCTGACTTCAGGAGCGAGAAGGAGCTTCGTGAG GAGTACTTCTACAAGTACCACGCCCACGACAAGAACATCTCCGTGCACATGCTTCCCCCCGCCAGTGTCTTCCAGGATCCCTTCTTCCTGGTGGAGactatatgtatctgttggttcTCTTTTGAGCTGTTCATGCGGTTCATCTGCTCGCCCAGCAAGATGCACTTTTTCAAGGACGTGATGAACATCATCGACTTCACAGCCATCCTGCCCTTCTTCGTGACACTGATCACTGAGCTGTCCAAGGACACGGAGAACGCACCGGGAATGTCACTGGCCATCATCCGTGTAATCCGGTTAGTCAGAGTGTTCAGGATCTTCAAGCTGTCCCGCCACTCCAAGGGCCTGCAGATCCTGGGCCAGACGCTGAGGGCCAGCATGCGTGAGCTAGGCCTACTCATMTTTTTCCTCTTCATCGGCGTCATCATCTTCGCCAGCGCCATCTTCTTCGCCGAGGCCGACCACAAGGACACAGCGTTCGTCAGCATCCCTGGCGCCTTCTGGTGGGCCGTGGTTACCATGACCACCGTGGGCTACGGTGACATGTACCCAGAGACGGTGTGGGGCAAGCTGGTTGGCTCTATGTGCGCCATCGCCGGCGTGCTTACCATCTCGCTGCCCGTGCCCGTCATCGTGTCCAACTTCAGCTACTTCTACCACCGCGAGACGGAGTGCGGGGACCAAACCCAGTACACACACGTCAAGACCTCGCTGTGGGAGGACGAGGAGcacgaggagggggaggaaggggaggaagaaggggaCGGAGAAGGAGATTACAATGCCATAGAGGGCATCTGCAACCCTCTGAATAGGACTCTGTTGGGGGGGCTGTGCGCTGGGCAGAGCAGGGAGTCAAGTGGGGCAAAGATGTACCTCAGTGAACCCCTGGTAACTCAGGTGTGA
- the fgf21 gene encoding fibroblast growth factor 21, producing MSLCAHISLFSCSLLVLLSLSISSYIPDSNPLLLFNDQVRERHLYTDNQRKELFLEMTPDGKVTGSPAQTSHSVLEMRSVRQGETVIKGVSSFLFLCVDSIGQLRGQSHYTEADCSFRELLLADGYSRFFSSHHKLYVSLASKGSTPQHGLPFSRFLPLRNILVSRSMTNTAENRQQNQQQLDLDSDNPFGRGLTGVVSPQFSRDK from the exons ATGTCCTTGTGTGCACACATCTCCCTGTTCTCCTGCTCTCTTCTggtcctcctatctctctctatatcatcATATATTCCTGACTCCAACCCACTCCTGCTCTTCAATGATCAAGTCAGAGAAAGACATCTCTACACAG ATAATCAAAGAAAAGAACTGTTTCTGGAGATGACCCCTGATGGAAAAGTGACAGGGAGCCCTGCTCAGACCTCTCACA GTGTGTTGGAGATGAGGTCAGTTCGACAAGGTGAGACAGTTATCAAGGGTGTGTCCTCATTCCTTTTCCTCTGTGTGGACAGCATTGGCCAGTTGAGGGGACAG AGCCACTACACAGAGGCCGACTGCTCCTTCAGAGAGCTGCTGCTAGCTGACGGATACTCTCGTTTCTTCTCTTCACATCACAAACTGTATGTGTCCCTCGCCTCAAAAGGCTCCACACCGCAACATGGGCTCCCGTTCTCGCGGTTCCTACCCCTGAGGAACATTTTGGTGTCTAGAAGTATGACGAATACAGCTGAAAATCGACAACAGAATCAGCAACAGCTTGACCTGGACTCGGATAACCCTTTCGGCAGGGGTCTCACTGGTGTTGTCAGTCCACAGTTCTCCAGGGATAAGTGA